TCGCGGAGAGCGTGAGCACATGGCGGGACGGGCGAGCGGTGAGCGCATCCAACGCCTTCGCGAACGCATCGAAGCCGTCGCGGAGCACCGGGTAGAGCAGTTGCCCCTCGGGGGTGATCAGCACCTGCCGGGTGCGCCGCTCGAACAGCCGGACTCCGAGCAGCTCCTCGAGTTGCCGGATCTGATGGCTGATGGCGGTCGGGGTCACGCCCAGCTCCTCGGCGGCCCGCTTGAAGCTGAGGTGGCGGGCCGCGGCCTCGAAGGCCCGGAGCGCGGAGAGTGGAGGCAGCTGTCTCATTGGTCGTGGATGGATGAATTCCACTCAGCCGTCGGCTGAGAAAGACACGTTTGTCACGGAACGTGCCCGGACGCATCTTCTTCCATGACTCAGGGCCGCCGCGGCGAGAGAGCCAACACGGGCGGGATGGCCCGGCAATGCTCATGGAGCAGGGGAGACAAGACAATGGCCGAGCTGCTGCATATCGATTCGAGTGCCCGTCCAGGCGGGTCCGACGTCACCCGTCATGGCTCTCATACCCGCCGTCTGACGGCCCGGTTCGTGGCGCGCTGGCGTGCCACCCGCCCACGGGATGGAGTCATCTACCGGGATGTCGGGTTGAATCCGCCCACGCCGGTGACGGGCCGGTGGATCCACTCCGCCTTCAAGAAGCCGGCATCGCGCGAGCCCTGGATGCGCGAGACGCTCGCGGAGAGCGATGTGTTGGTGGACGAGTTGCTCGCCGCGGAGGTGATCGTCGCCGGCGTACCGATGTACAACTTCGGTGTCCCCGCGCAATTCAAGGCCTATATCGACAACATCGTCCGTGTGGGTCGCACGTTCGGCTTCGACCGCACACGGCAGGGTGACCCCTACTGGCCCCTGCTCGCGGAGGCAAACAAGACGCTCGTGGTGCTGAGTTCACGCGGCGATTTCGGTTATGGAAAGGGACAGCGACTCGAGCACATGAACCACGTGGAGCCGAGCATCCGGAGCGCCTTTGGATATATTGGCATCACCCGGTCTGACAGCTTCTCCGGCCTGGGGCGCCACGCTCGCCTTCTCCCCACCTGCTTGGGGGGAGCCCGAGCGTTCTTTCGGCCCGTGGATGTGGAGCTTGCAGCCTGACCGCGAAGTTGGCGGCAGAAACCCACTGTCCATGCCACCGGCTCAAGCCCACCTTTCGGTTGGGAGATGGCCATGGACAGCGTGCCCTACAGCCGGGTGGGCAAGGAAACGAGCGGTCTGGACAAAAGCCCCGCGGAGCCAAGCCCAGGCCCGCCTGGCGGAGCCGCGAAGTGGAAGGACGTCCTTGGGAGGCTGAGGCAGGAGTGGATACGCAACAAGCTGGGTAGCGCGGCCGCCGCTCTCACCTTCTACGGCATCCTCGCCCTCTTTCCCTTCCTGCTGCTCATCGTCACCCTGGCGAGCCTCGTCATCCAGCCCGAGCAGGTGCAAGTGCTCCTCGGCGCGCTCGGCAGGGAGCTCCCCCCGGCCTTGAGCCGCCTCCCCTCCGCGCAACTCACGCAACTCACCTC
The DNA window shown above is from Cystobacter fuscus DSM 2262 and carries:
- a CDS encoding FMN-dependent NADH-azoreductase yields the protein MAELLHIDSSARPGGSDVTRHGSHTRRLTARFVARWRATRPRDGVIYRDVGLNPPTPVTGRWIHSAFKKPASREPWMRETLAESDVLVDELLAAEVIVAGVPMYNFGVPAQFKAYIDNIVRVGRTFGFDRTRQGDPYWPLLAEANKTLVVLSSRGDFGYGKGQRLEHMNHVEPSIRSAFGYIGITRSDSFSGLGRHARLLPTCLGGARAFFRPVDVELAA